A window of Tripterygium wilfordii isolate XIE 37 chromosome 7, ASM1340144v1, whole genome shotgun sequence contains these coding sequences:
- the LOC120001720 gene encoding adenylate isopentenyltransferase-like: MGILPLPTTYQQYYSPTKLLSLSFKTGPPFKSLRRPSRLAPPRMDSSISPVRRKDKILVLMGATGTGKSSLSIDLATLFPSEIINSDKMQVYNGLDITTNKISIPDRCNVPHHLLGEIDPEEGEFIPSNFRSLAGFYISGIVSRGKLPLIVGGSNSFIHALVVDQFNADEDVFSTGWNSKSISTEFRYNCCFIWVDVSFPVLCDYLAKRVDEMLDLGMFEELAEFYNPGRVKTPTETGLRKAIGVPEFDRYFSKYPPMMEQRDDDWEWCRMRREAYEETVRAIKENTYQLVKRQLRKIERLRVAGWDLQRVDATEAFREVLFTSSMNKKQKMRPENQKNKKSGRWIEIWDKDVLQPTVKIVKHFLEEEEE; the protein is encoded by the coding sequence ATGGGAATACTGCCCTTACCAACAACCTACCAACAATATTATTCCCCCACAAAGCTCCTTTCCTTGTCCTTCAAAACTGGACCACCTTTCAAATCCCTCCGCCGGCCCTCCCGGTTGGCCCCACCTCGCATGGATTCTTCCATCTCTCCTGTTCGTCGAAAAGACAAGATCCTCGTCCTTATGGGGGCCACCGGTACCGGTAAATCCAGCCTCTCTATCGACCTCGCCACACTTTTCCCCTCAGAAATCATAAACTCCGACAAAATGCAGGTTTACAACGGTCTCGACATCACCACGAATAAAATCTCCATTCCCGACCGATGCAACGTCCCTCACCATCTCCTAGGCGAGATTGACCCAGAAGAAGGGGAGTTCATTCCCTCCAACTTCCGCTCCCTCGCCGGGTTTTACATTTCGGGTATTGTTTCACGGGGAAAACTGCCCCTGATTGTTGGTGGGTCCAACTCGTTCATTCACGCCCTAGTCGTGGATCAGTTTAATGCGGACGAGGACGTTTTTTCTACTGGTTGGAATTCAAAATCGATTTCAACGGAGTTCAGGTACAACTGTTGCTTTATCTGGGTGGATGTGTCTTTCCCAGTCTTATGCGATTATCTGGCAAAACGGGTCGACGAAATGCTTGACTTGGGTATGTTCGAGGAGCTGGCAGAGTTCTATAACCCGGGTCGGGTTAAAACCCCAACTGAAACGGGGTTGAGGAAAGCGATTGGGGTGCCGGAGTTCGATAGGTATTTCAGTAAATACCCACCGATGATGGAGCAGAGGGATGATGATTGGGAGTGGTGTCGCATGCGTAGGGAAGCCTACGAGGAGACGGTGAGGGCGATAAAAGAGAACACGTATCAGCTTGTGAAGAGGCAACTGAGGAAAATCGAACGGCTGAGAGTAGCTGGGTGGGACCTACAGAGAGTTGACGCCACGGAAGCATTTAGGGAAGTTTTGTTCACGTCATCCATGAACAAGAAGCAAAAAATGAGACCTGAGAAccagaagaataagaagagcgGCAGGTGGATTGAAATCTGGGACAAGGACGTACTGCAGCCAACCGTGAAGATAGTGAAGCACTTcttagaggaggaggaggagtag